One genomic segment of Ipomoea triloba cultivar NCNSP0323 chromosome 9, ASM357664v1 includes these proteins:
- the LOC116030917 gene encoding glucomannan 4-beta-mannosyltransferase 9-like: MNLAGEFSGAGGHVSEQLVLIWRQIKAFKVPVVAPILNVAVYVCMSMTLLLFVEWVYMGVVIGVVKMFSRTPEKRFKWEALEEDAELGNGCFPMVLVQIPMYNEREVYKLSIGAACGLSWPSDRIIVQVLDDSTDPTIKEMVEMECQKWASNGIDIKYEIRGNRNGYKAGALSEGMKRSYVRECDYVVVFDADFQPEPDFLRRTIPFLVHNPNLALVQARWKFVNADECLMTRMQQMSLDFHFAVEQEVGSWAYAFFSFNGTAGVWRISAIDEAGGWNHRTTVEDMDLAVRASLKGWKFLYLDSLRVKNELPSTFKALRYQQHRWSCGPANLFRKVFMEIVRNENVNLLKKINIVYSFFFVRKVICHVGTFMFYCVVLPTTCLVPEVDVPKWGAIYIPFIVTLINSVGTPRSFHLLSFWILFENVMATHRAKGTFIGLLEVGRVNEWVVTEKLGEASKLKSTKETYRKPRSKIVERMYILELVIGAYLLFCGSYDLFLGKRQYCWYIILQSIAFFIAGFGYIGTYLPTS, from the exons ATGAATCTCGCCGGCGAGTTTTCCGGCGCCGGTGGCCATGTTTCTGAGCAACTGGTGCTGATATGGCGTCAGATTAAAGCCTTCAAAGTGCCAGTGGTGGCTCCGATTCTTAACGTTGCTGTTTATGTGTGCATGTCGATGACGCTTTTGCTGTTCGTGGAGTGGGTTTATATGGGCGTGGTGATAGGCGTGGTGAAGATGTTTAGTAGGACGCCGGAGAAGCGGTTCAAATGGGAGGCATTGGAGGAGGATGCGGAGCTGGGGAATGGTTGTTTCCCCATGGTTCTTGTTCAAATCCCCATGTATAATGAGAGAGAG GTGTATAAGCTTTCAATTGGAGCAGCATGTGGACTTTCTTGGCCTTCCGACAGAATCATAGTCCAAGTTCTTGATGATTCAACAGATCCCACTATTAAG GAAATGGTGGAGATGGAGTGCCAAAAATGGGCAAGCAATGGAATAGACATAAAGTATGAGATTAGAGGCAACAGAAATGGGTACAAGGCAGGGGCATTGAGTGAAGGGATGAAGCGTTCTTATGTGAGGGAATGTGATTATGTTGTCGTCTTCGATGCTGATTTTCAACCCGAACCTGATTTCCTCCGCCGCACCATCCCTTTTCTAGTCCATAACCCAAACCTCGCCCTTGTCCAAGCTCGTTGGAAATTCG TGAATGCTGATGAATGCTTGATGACAAGAATGCAACAAATGTCTTTGGATTTCCATTTCGCAGTAGAGCAAGAAGTTGGGTCATGGGCCTATGCCTTTTTCTCCTTCAATG gGACTGCAGGTGTTTGGAGAATTTCCGCAATTGATGAGGCTGGTGGATGGAATCATCGGACAACCGTTGAGGATATGGACTTGGCTGTTCGAGCTAGTCTCAAGGGCTGGAAATTTTTATACCTTGATTCTCTAAGG GTGAAAAATGAATTACCTAGTACATTTAAGGCACTGCGGTATCAACAACACAGATGGTCATGTGGGCCTGCAAATCTGTTTAGAAAAGTGTTTATGGAGATAGTGAGAAACGAG AATGTAAATTTGTTGAAGAAGATTAACATAGTATACAGCTTCTTCTTTGTTAGAAAGGTGATATGCCATGTCGGAACTTTCATGTTTTACTGTGTAGTGTTGCCTACAACTTGTCTGGTGCCGGAGGTTGATGTTCCAAAATGGGGAGCCATTTATATTCCTTTCATCGTCACCCTTATCAATAGTGTTGGAACTCCAag GTCATTTCACTTGTTGTCGTTTTGGATTCTCTTTGAGAACGTTATGGCCACACACCGTGCTAAGGGTACCTTTATCGGCCTGTTGGAGGTAGGCAGAGTGAATGAATGGGTTGTCACTGAGAAATTAGGTGAAGCTTCGAAGTTGAAATCAACAAAGGAAACTTATAGAAAACCTCGTTCCAAGATTGTAGAAAG AATGTACATTTTAGAGCTAGTTATTGGTGCATATCTCTTATTTTGTGGAAGCTATGATCTCTTCCTTGGGAAAAGACAATATTGTTGGTACATCATACTTCAATCGATTGCTTTCTTTATAGCAGGATTTGGATATATCGGCACATATTTACCTACCTCCTAG